The DNA region ACCGGCTTGTTCGCTTCGATGAACATGCGCGATTCGTCGGTCCGCACGCGGCGCACCCCTTCGCTCGGCATGACCGTCTGTTCCATCGTGATCTTCTTCGTCTGCAGTGCTTCGAAGACGAGGTAAGCCGTCATCAGCTTGGTGAGCGACGCGGGTTCCACGCGTTCGTCGGCATTGCCCGAGGCGAGCACCTGGTTGCTGGTGGCGTCGACGAGCACCCATGAGCGCGCGTTCACCGCCGGCGGCGGCACTTGCGCGAATGCCGTGCTGGCGGCGAGCGTGGCCGGCAGCACCACGCCGAGGGTCACGGCACGGCTAAGCGAAGGAGAAACGAAGGAAGCAACCGAAGGGAATGACGTGCGGCCGGAGGTGAAGAAACGCATAGGGTCGATTCGTGCAGAAAAGTACATCGCGCGCAGGGCGCATTGTTTGGAAGAGCCGGTCGGCGAGCGTCCGGCCGTAAAAACGGCGCGGCGCCCGTTGGACTTCCGGCCACGCGATCGGTTCGCGCAGCACGCCCCGTATCCGGCACCGCTGCGGCGAAAAGACGCTACGCGTCGCGCGAACTGCCGGATGGGCGGCGCTGCGCCCAAAAAAGAGTCGCCATTATACGCGTGCTCTCCCGGTAACTTTGCGCAAATGGCGGCGATTAATTTGCGTTTGTGCGTACCTGTACCCCGGAAAACACACGGCGCATGCCGATCATCGCCACGCGTCGACGATGATGCGCTTCAGAACGTGCAGCTTGCGATGCAGAAAATGCTCCGCTCCCGGAATCACGACGACCGGCAGCTCCTGCGGCCGCGCCCAGTCGTAAACGGATTGAATGGGAACCGTCTCGTCGGTTTCGCCGTGAATCACGAGCGTGTTTTCCGGCACCGGGGCCACGTCCCAGCGGCTCGCCGCCGTGCCGACCAGCACCATTCGCTCGATCTCCTGACCTTCGTCACGCAGCTTCGCGGCCACGTGCGACAGCACGAACGTGCCGAACGAAAATCCCGCCAGCACGAGCGGTAGATCGGCCTGACCCGGCGCGGCGCGCATATGGTCGAGCACGGCGCGCAGATCGTCGCGCTCGCCGATGCCCGCGTCATGCTCCCCTTGCGTTTCGCCGACGCCGCGAAAATTCGAGCGATAGGTCACGTAGTTCAACTGCACGAGCGTGCGCGCGAGCGTCTGCGCGACCTTGTTGTCCATCGTGCCGCCGAACAGCGGATGCGGATGCGCGACGAGCGCGATGCCGCGCGGCGCGGCACCGTTCTCGCGCGTCTCGTCGGGCAGGTCCAGCGCGACCTCGATCTTGCCGACCGGGCCGTCGATCAGATACTTCTTCGTATGTGCGTTCATGGCGAGGCTTATTGATCGATTTTCAGACGCTCGACGATCTTGCCGTTCACGAGATGCGAGTCGACGATTTCGTCGATGTCGCTCTCGTCGACATACGTGTACCAGACGCCCTCCGGATACACGACGAGCGCCGGGCCGAGTTCGCAGCGGTCGAGGCAACCGGCTTTGTTGATGCGCACCTGACCCGGACCTGCGAGACCGAGTTGCTTCACGCGTTTTTTCGCATGCTCCTGCATCTCCTGCGCGTTGCAGTTCGCGCAGCTCGGGCGTTCGGCGCCAGGGTCGCGCTGATTGAGACAGAAGAAGACGTGGTACTTGTAGAAGGAATCCATGATGTCCGGGGGCGAAACTGCCAGTGTCGGAATGGCGCTGGATGCACAGCGGCGCGCCTGTCGTGCGAACGATTATAACGAGCGGGACTGGCGGTCGCTGACGCCGGGGGCGCTTCGAGCCTGCGGGCACGCCCGTTTCACGCCCGCCTCACGCCCGCCTTGGCGGGGCTCCTTGCGTGCTTCGCACCTGCTTCATGCGTGCTGCACGCGTGCTTCGCGACTGCTTCATCCATGCCTCACGCATGCTTTTACCGCTGCTTCGCACCTGCTTCATCGGTGCCGCACGATGCTTCACCGCCGCCGCCTCACGCGTGCTTCATGCGCCGCTTGAGCCACGCCTGCTCGACGACATACGCCAGCCACACCAGCGCCGCATACGGCCAGATCCATGCGAGCCAGTGCGCGAGACCGTTGAAATGCAGATAACGCCCTTGCCGCCAGTCGGCGAGCACGGCATCGAAATACGGATTCACGGGCAACAGGTTGACGAACACCAGCGCGAGCGCCAGCGCGCCGCCCGCCAGCGCCGCTCGCGACCTGCGCCGCAGACGCAGCGCGCACAGCGCGGCCGCGGTGCCGCACGCGAGCCCCGCGAGCGCGCCGGGCGTGGCCCAGTCGAACGCGAGACCGGACTGCGACTGCAGAAACGTCGCGCCGACCTTCACGCACAAGGTGATGAAAATAAACAGCAGCAACAGACGCACGCGCGGCGCATGGCGGCGCACCGGCAACGACGCCAGCGCGAGCGCGGCGAACAGATTGAGCGTGGTGATCACGGCTTCCCAAACGTCGTCGGGCATCCAGGCGGCGACGAGCGCCGGCCAGCTGCCGACGTGCCAGCCCGGCGGCGTCCACGCGAGCAAGACGTCTTGCGTGGTCGAATCGAAACGCAGCCATAGCGCGCGCGGCCAGTTGCCGAGACCGAACAGACGCGGCGCCGGGTACATCGTCGCGAACGGCCACGCGGCGACCAGACACGCGAGCGCGGCGCGATCGCGCTCGAACCACACGAGCCGAACGCGCCGCAGCAAGCCGCGATCGAGCAGCGCGCCCGTGGCCGGCGACATGATCGCGGCGCCGAGCAGCGCGCCGAGCGCGTTGGCGGCGAGATCGAGATTGGAGGCGACACGCGTGGGCAGATAGGTTTGCACGGCTTCCATCACGCCGGACAGCAGGCCGCCGAGCAGGAAGGCGAGCGCGACCGCCAGCGTGCCGCGCCAGCGCGGATACAGCGCGAGCACCACCAGCGCGCCGAACGGCATATAGCCGAGCACGTTGGTGACGACGTCGAACGCCGTCAGGTACTGCGGCATGGGATCGGACAGATAGGCAAACGGACCGAGGCCGAGCGAACGCCAGCCCGAAAACGGATACCACGAACCGTAGACGATCAACGCGGCATACAGCACCAGCGCTTGCCGGGCGAGCGCCGACGGACGGCGCAGCCAGGGTCGTTCGCTCATGCAGCGCTCCGTTGCGTGCGCTGCGAGCCGGTCATTGCGCGGCGACCAGCGCCTGCACGCCGAGCCACGCGCCGATCTGCGCGACCAGATCGTCGCTGGCGGTGGCAAGCGCCTGCGCGCCGCCGGCGGCGTCCGCCGAACTGGACGGCGCGCGCGCGAGGAAGGTGCGCTGACCGATCACCTTGCCGCTCTGGATGAGCGTGGCGCGCGCGGTGACGGCCGCGTGACTTTCGGACCGGCTGTCGAAGACCTGCTCGAACTGGCTCAGATCGACCTTCAGCACCGGCGCGGACACGCCGTCGGCGCCCGTCAGCACGGTGCCGCGCGAACTGAGCGCGCCACGCAGACGCTGGGTCAGCAGCTGCGAAGGCATCATGGTCCAGTGGCTGTTCGCGTAAGCCCCCGTCTGCTGCGCGTCGGCGTAGCTGAGGCGGTAAATCAGCTTGTCCGACTCGAGCACGTCGGGCGCGCTCACGTCGAGCACCTTCACGGCCGGCGACGTGCCTGCGGACGCCGCCGGCGCGGGCGGCCCGAAGTCGTAGCGAAGGTCCGAGATCGCCGCGGGGTTACCGGCGCAGCCCGCGGCCAGCACGCCGAATGCGAGCAGCACCGCCAGCGCGGCACGCGAGGACAATCGGTAAATCGAGCGTGACATGACAATCTTCCTTTCTTCAAACCTTCAGAATCATTTGGCGGCGCGGGCGGCAGGCCAGGTGAAGCCTGCTTCGCCAGGGCCGGGCGCCGCGCCCGGCGCGCCGAACAGCACGCTGCGCGGACTGGTGCTGAACGTATCGGCTGCGCGGTCCACCGAGCGGGCCGCGGAGCGCACGTCGTCAGCGAGCGAATTGACGCGCGGCAAGGTGTCGTAGCCGACCCGCGCCGACAGCTCCTGCAACGAGCCGTTCATCGACGTCAGCGCGTCGCCGGCCTGTTGCGCCGCCGTGCCGACCTTGTTCAGGTTGGTCTCGAACGGACCGTCCGGGCGGTTCAGACCCGTGATCAGCTGATTGGTCGACGCCAGCGTGCGGTCCAGCTGGTCGAGCGTGCCGGGCAACTTGCCGGCGGCCGGCGCGATTTGCTGGGTCAGCGTAGCGACGCCGTCCGCGGCCTTCTGGAGGCTCGCCGCCGTGCCTTGCAACTGCGCGGCCATTTCCGGCGACAACAGATTGTCGACGTCGTTTGCGACTTTTTCGAGTTTACGCAGCAGCACGTCGCCGCGTTGCTGCAACTGATCGAGCAAGCCGGGGCGCATGGGCAGCTGCGCCACCTGTTTGGCCGACGACGGCAGCGGCGACGGGTCGCGCCCACTGTCATCCAGTTGGATGAAGGCAATCCCCGTCACGCCCTGGAAACCCAGGCTGCCGAACGTCGAATGGGTAATCGGCGCGTGCGTGTCGACGAGGATGCGGATCAGAATCTGCCCCGGATGATCCGGATCGAATTTGATCGACTGCACCTTGCCGACGTCGAGTCCGCGATAACGCACGGCGGCGTCGGTAAACAGGCCCGTCACGTTGGTGCGCGCAATCAGATCGTACGGCACCCGCACGGAACGGTCGACGTTGAACAAAAAAGCCGCGACTGCGATTGCCGTCAGCAAAACGATCGTGAAGAGCCCGGCCCAGAAGGCATGTGATTTGTTTTCCATTGTCAGGTTCCCTGGTTCACAGCGGCAATTCGGACGACGCCGGCTCGAGCGCCGCGCGCGGCAGCTTCGCGCGGCGCTCCGGCGGCAATGCCTGCAATGCGCGCCGCCCGCGCAAGCCGAGGAAATATTCGCGGATGAAAGGATGATCGACCGCCGCCGCCTCTTCGACCGGCGCGGCGACCAGCACCTTGCGGTCGGCCAGCACCGCGACGCGGGTGGACAGCGCGATCATCGTGTCGAGATCGTGTGTGACCATCACCACCGTCAGACCGAGCGCGCGATGCAGCGCGGAGATCAGCTCGACGAATTCATCGGACGCCTGCGGATCGAGCCCGGCGGTCGGCTCGTCGAGAAAGAGCAGTTCGGGTTCGAGCGCGATGGCCCGGGCAATGCCCACCCGTTTGATCATGCCGCCCGACAGAGCCGACGGCATTTTCGACGCATGCTTGCACGGCAGGCCGACCATCTCGAGCTTGAGCATCACGATGTCGCGCAGCAGATCTTCGGGCACCTTGCCGAGTTCGCGCACCGGTTGCGCGATGTTGTCGAACACCGACAGCGACGAGAACAGCGCGCCGCGCTGAAACAGCATGCCGGAGCGGCTGCGCATCAGCAGCGCGGTTTCCGGCGAAATGGTCGCGAGATCCTCGCCGAACAGCTTGATGGTGCCGGACGAAGGACGCTCGAGACCGAGAATCTGCCGCACCAGCGTGGTCTTGCCCGAACCCGAGCCGCCCACGATCGCCATGATCTCGCCGCGCCGCACGTCCAGATTGAGATGCTGATGCACGATGTTGCGGCCGTAGCGCTTGGTCACGTCGATCACTTCGATCACCGGCTCGGCGATCGAGGGGACGGGCTGGCCGCGCACGGCCTGAGTGAGTGGCGCGATCATCCGAGCCCCACGTTCTGGAAAAGAATCGCGAACACAGCGTCCGCGAGAATCACGATCGTAATCGAGGTCACCACCGAAGTCGTCGTGCCTTCGCCGAGACTTTGCGAATTGGCCTTGATACGGAAACCGAAATGACAGCCGACGATCGCGATCAGCATACCGAACACGACGCCCTTGCCGAGCCCGATCCACAGATTCGCAACCGGCACGACGCCCGGCAAAGCCCGCGCGAAATAGCTCATGTCGATGCCGAGCACGATCTTGGCGGCCAGCGCGCCGCCGGTCAGCGCGATGATGTTGGTCCACATGACGAGCAGCGGCATCGCCACGCCGAGCGCCAGCACCCGTGGCAGGATCAGCCGCAACCCGTGCGGAATGCCCATCACGCGCATGGCGTCGAGTTCCTCGGTCACGCGCATCACGCCGATCTGCGCGGTGATGGCCGAACCCGAGCGGCCCGCCACCAGAATCGCCGAGAGCACCGGCCCGAGTTCGCGGATCACGGAGAGACCGAGAATGTTGACGATATACTGGTTCGCGCCAAAAAGCCGCAGTTGCTGCGCCGACAGATAGCTCAGCACGATGCCGATCAGGAACGCGACCAGCGCCGTGATCGGCAAGGCCTTGGTGCCGGCGTTATAGATGTTGGCAGAGATCTCGGTCCACGGCGTGATGTTCGGCTTGCGCACGATCGCCATCAGATCGAGCACGACGCGCCCGAGCATCGCCACGCCGCCGTACAGGTGCTCGAAGAATGAAAAGATCGCGAGCCCGAGACGCGTGAGCGGATCGAGTTTGATCACCGGCTCGGCCGTCTCGCGCACGGTGTCGAGCAGCGCGATGCGCTCGAAAATGTCGCGTTGCGTGTCGGTGAGCGTGGTGTCCGCCGGCATCTTGTGGCCCCACACGCGCCACAGCGCCTGGCCGCCCACGTGGTCCATCCGGTCGATACGCGACAGGTCCCACTCGCCGATGCCTTCGGCGCCGACCAGCGAACGCAGCAGAGGAATGACGTGCCCGGTGGCCCGGTCGCGCGCGAGCGCGAGCGCCGTCCACTGGCCAGAGAGCCGGACGATCTTGCCTTGGCTGCCTGCCGCGACTTCGAGGCCGGGCGGAGTGTCGTAGTTCAAGGATCGCTGAATCTGGTTATCGGATTAGGGGCCATTGTAACGAAGGCGCGGCAGATCGACCGTCCACGCGGGCTCCGCGCGTTCGCTGTCGCTACAATATGAATCATGAACGCTTCCAAGACTCCCCCGCAGGCCGCAACCGCCGCCTCAGCCGCGTCCCAATCCGACTGGCGCATCGACCGCGAGCGCGCCGTCGCCCTGTTCGGCCCGCACGCGCACGATTGGCCGATCGAAATCGTCGAGGAAACCGGCTCGACCAACGCCGACCTGATGGCCCGCGTCAAGGCGCTGCCGCGCAGGGCCGGCGTGTTGCCGCGGCCGATCGTGCGGGTCGCGTATCTGCAAACCGCCGGGCGTGGCCGCCGTGGCCGTCCGTGGTATGCGGAGCCGGGCAATGCGCTGCTGTTTTCGGTGGCCTGCGTGCTGCCGCGTCCGCTCGAAGGGCTCGCGGGCCTGAGTCTCGCGGTGGGCGTCGCGCTGGTCGACGGGCTGCGCTCGCTGCCCGTCGCCGGCCCCGGCCAGATCGCGCTGAAGTGGCCGAACGACGTCTTGCTCGAAGGCGACAAGCTGGCCGGCATCCTGATCGAAACCGCGTGGAGCACCGACGACGCCAGCGCCGTGGTGATCGGCATCGGCACCAATGTGAAGGGCGCTGACGAACTCGCCGCCAAAGTCGGCGCGCTGAACGCCGGCATGCCGCCGCAGGCGCGCGGCACCGTCCCGACCGCGTTGCAGCGCGCGCTCCCCAACGCCAATCTCACCGATACGCTCGCGGCCGAACTGAACGCGCTCGAACCGGCCTTGCAGCGCTTCGGCGCTGAAGGCTTCGCGCCGTTCCAGGCGCGTTGGAACGCGGTGCATGCCTACGCGGGCCGCGAAGTCGTGGTGCTGGAACAAGGCGAAGAACAGTTGCGCGGCGTGGCGGCGGGCGTCGACGAGCGCGGTCAGTTGCTGCTCGATACCGCGAGCGGCCGCCATGTCGTCGCGACCGGCGACGTCTCGCTGCGTCTGGCCGACGGTGCGGCATGACGAGCGGCGCGCCTGATCTGTTGATCGACGCGGGCAATAGCCGCATCAAGTGGGCACTGGTGCAGGCGGGCGGTGCGCAGATCGCGGGCGGCGCACTGGC from Paraburkholderia aromaticivorans includes:
- a CDS encoding alpha/beta hydrolase; protein product: MNAHTKKYLIDGPVGKIEVALDLPDETRENGAAPRGIALVAHPHPLFGGTMDNKVAQTLARTLVQLNYVTYRSNFRGVGETQGEHDAGIGERDDLRAVLDHMRAAPGQADLPLVLAGFSFGTFVLSHVAAKLRDEGQEIERMVLVGTAASRWDVAPVPENTLVIHGETDETVPIQSVYDWARPQELPVVVIPGAEHFLHRKLHVLKRIIVDAWR
- a CDS encoding (2Fe-2S) ferredoxin domain-containing protein; the protein is MDSFYKYHVFFCLNQRDPGAERPSCANCNAQEMQEHAKKRVKQLGLAGPGQVRINKAGCLDRCELGPALVVYPEGVWYTYVDESDIDEIVDSHLVNGKIVERLKIDQ
- a CDS encoding VanZ family protein, with product MSERPWLRRPSALARQALVLYAALIVYGSWYPFSGWRSLGLGPFAYLSDPMPQYLTAFDVVTNVLGYMPFGALVVLALYPRWRGTLAVALAFLLGGLLSGVMEAVQTYLPTRVASNLDLAANALGALLGAAIMSPATGALLDRGLLRRVRLVWFERDRAALACLVAAWPFATMYPAPRLFGLGNWPRALWLRFDSTTQDVLLAWTPPGWHVGSWPALVAAWMPDDVWEAVITTLNLFAALALASLPVRRHAPRVRLLLLFIFITLCVKVGATFLQSQSGLAFDWATPGALAGLACGTAAALCALRLRRRSRAALAGGALALALVFVNLLPVNPYFDAVLADWRQGRYLHFNGLAHWLAWIWPYAALVWLAYVVEQAWLKRRMKHA
- a CDS encoding ABC-type transport auxiliary lipoprotein family protein, whose amino-acid sequence is MSRSIYRLSSRAALAVLLAFGVLAAGCAGNPAAISDLRYDFGPPAPAASAGTSPAVKVLDVSAPDVLESDKLIYRLSYADAQQTGAYANSHWTMMPSQLLTQRLRGALSSRGTVLTGADGVSAPVLKVDLSQFEQVFDSRSESHAAVTARATLIQSGKVIGQRTFLARAPSSSADAAGGAQALATASDDLVAQIGAWLGVQALVAAQ
- a CDS encoding MlaD family protein, which codes for MENKSHAFWAGLFTIVLLTAIAVAAFLFNVDRSVRVPYDLIARTNVTGLFTDAAVRYRGLDVGKVQSIKFDPDHPGQILIRILVDTHAPITHSTFGSLGFQGVTGIAFIQLDDSGRDPSPLPSSAKQVAQLPMRPGLLDQLQQRGDVLLRKLEKVANDVDNLLSPEMAAQLQGTAASLQKAADGVATLTQQIAPAAGKLPGTLDQLDRTLASTNQLITGLNRPDGPFETNLNKVGTAAQQAGDALTSMNGSLQELSARVGYDTLPRVNSLADDVRSAARSVDRAADTFSTSPRSVLFGAPGAAPGPGEAGFTWPAARAAK
- a CDS encoding ABC transporter ATP-binding protein gives rise to the protein MIAPLTQAVRGQPVPSIAEPVIEVIDVTKRYGRNIVHQHLNLDVRRGEIMAIVGGSGSGKTTLVRQILGLERPSSGTIKLFGEDLATISPETALLMRSRSGMLFQRGALFSSLSVFDNIAQPVRELGKVPEDLLRDIVMLKLEMVGLPCKHASKMPSALSGGMIKRVGIARAIALEPELLFLDEPTAGLDPQASDEFVELISALHRALGLTVVMVTHDLDTMIALSTRVAVLADRKVLVAAPVEEAAAVDHPFIREYFLGLRGRRALQALPPERRAKLPRAALEPASSELPL
- a CDS encoding MlaE family ABC transporter permease, producing MNYDTPPGLEVAAGSQGKIVRLSGQWTALALARDRATGHVIPLLRSLVGAEGIGEWDLSRIDRMDHVGGQALWRVWGHKMPADTTLTDTQRDIFERIALLDTVRETAEPVIKLDPLTRLGLAIFSFFEHLYGGVAMLGRVVLDLMAIVRKPNITPWTEISANIYNAGTKALPITALVAFLIGIVLSYLSAQQLRLFGANQYIVNILGLSVIRELGPVLSAILVAGRSGSAITAQIGVMRVTEELDAMRVMGIPHGLRLILPRVLALGVAMPLLVMWTNIIALTGGALAAKIVLGIDMSYFARALPGVVPVANLWIGLGKGVVFGMLIAIVGCHFGFRIKANSQSLGEGTTTSVVTSITIVILADAVFAILFQNVGLG
- a CDS encoding biotin--[acetyl-CoA-carboxylase] ligase, with protein sequence MNASKTPPQAATAASAASQSDWRIDRERAVALFGPHAHDWPIEIVEETGSTNADLMARVKALPRRAGVLPRPIVRVAYLQTAGRGRRGRPWYAEPGNALLFSVACVLPRPLEGLAGLSLAVGVALVDGLRSLPVAGPGQIALKWPNDVLLEGDKLAGILIETAWSTDDASAVVIGIGTNVKGADELAAKVGALNAGMPPQARGTVPTALQRALPNANLTDTLAAELNALEPALQRFGAEGFAPFQARWNAVHAYAGREVVVLEQGEEQLRGVAAGVDERGQLLLDTASGRHVVATGDVSLRLADGAA